A part of Paraburkholderia azotifigens genomic DNA contains:
- a CDS encoding enoyl-CoA hydratase-related protein: MRSISTPVIAAVAGYARGSGCELAMACDVMVASDNAPGSVNRRSNRGFCLAAAPGKRGAQQGVRDVIERRHVAGVGGHGQDRARRLASSIMQLCRCYRANAA, encoded by the coding sequence ATGCGTTCGATTTCCACGCCGGTCATTGCGGCTGTGGCTGGTTACGCGCGTGGCAGCGGATGCGAACTGGCCATGGCATGCGACGTCATGGTCGCATCCGACAACGCCCCCGGTTCGGTCAACCGGAGATCAAACAGGGGATTCTGCCTGGCAGCGGCGCCTGGCAAAAGAGGCGCTCAACAGGGCGTTCGGGACGTCATTGAACGGAGGCATGTTGCAGGCGTCGGCGGGCACGGCCAGGACCGTGCCCGCCGACTGGCATCGTCAATCATGCAGCTTTGCCGATGTTATCGGGCCAACGCTGCATGA
- a CDS encoding CoA-acylating methylmalonate-semialdehyde dehydrogenase — translation MSEANRSAVRELSHFIDGRRVAGTSGQFADVFDPAQGRLSARVPVANGDEVAAAVAAAKAAFPAWSETAPLKRARLMFKFKELLEKHSDEIAELITRDHGKLFEDSKGEVVRGIEIVEFACGIPDLLKTDFTDQISAGMDAWNLRQPLGVAAGVTPFNFPVVVPCWMFVMAAATGNTFILKPSERTPSASIRLAELFIEAGFPKGVFNVVHGSKAVVDALMAHPDVMAISAVASTPVAEYIYTESARHGKRVQALGSAKNHLVVTPDANLDQTIDALINSSYGSAGERCMATSVAVAVGNIGDELVERLVPRVRSLRIGSGMEPDLDMGPLISATHRNKVVGYIEAGVAAGARLLVDGRGHSVAGHEEGFFLGGSLFDDVKPEMSIYREEIFGPVLSVVRVPDLASAIALVNAHELGNCVSLYTSDGNAARMFSRQIKVGMVGINVPSPVPSAWHSFGGWKRSMFGDHHAYGEEAVRFYTHYKSVMQRWPDNIGKAA, via the coding sequence ATGAGCGAAGCAAATCGAAGCGCAGTGCGCGAGCTAAGTCATTTCATCGACGGTCGACGCGTCGCCGGCACGAGCGGCCAGTTCGCGGACGTATTCGATCCGGCGCAAGGCCGGTTGTCGGCACGCGTGCCCGTCGCCAATGGGGATGAAGTCGCCGCCGCTGTCGCCGCCGCGAAAGCAGCGTTTCCGGCCTGGAGTGAGACCGCCCCGTTGAAGCGCGCCCGTTTGATGTTCAAATTCAAAGAACTGCTCGAAAAGCATTCCGACGAAATCGCCGAACTCATTACGCGCGATCACGGCAAGCTCTTCGAAGACTCAAAGGGCGAGGTGGTGCGCGGTATCGAGATCGTCGAATTCGCGTGCGGCATTCCGGACCTCCTTAAGACCGACTTCACCGATCAGATCAGCGCCGGCATGGACGCATGGAATCTGCGTCAGCCGCTGGGCGTGGCCGCGGGCGTCACACCGTTCAATTTCCCCGTGGTCGTGCCGTGCTGGATGTTCGTCATGGCCGCCGCCACGGGCAACACGTTCATCCTGAAGCCTTCGGAGCGCACGCCTTCGGCTTCGATACGGCTTGCCGAGCTGTTCATCGAAGCCGGTTTTCCTAAAGGGGTATTCAACGTCGTGCATGGCAGCAAGGCCGTCGTGGATGCGCTGATGGCCCATCCCGATGTGATGGCGATATCGGCTGTCGCCTCGACACCTGTTGCCGAATACATCTACACGGAAAGCGCCAGGCATGGCAAGCGCGTGCAGGCCCTGGGCAGCGCGAAAAACCACCTGGTCGTGACGCCCGATGCCAATCTCGATCAAACAATCGATGCGTTGATCAATTCGTCGTACGGCTCTGCGGGCGAGCGCTGCATGGCGACGTCGGTGGCGGTGGCCGTCGGGAATATCGGCGATGAACTGGTCGAGCGCCTCGTGCCGCGCGTGCGTTCGCTCAGGATCGGCAGCGGCATGGAGCCGGACCTGGACATGGGGCCGCTCATCAGCGCCACGCATCGCAACAAGGTGGTGGGCTATATCGAAGCGGGTGTTGCCGCGGGCGCCAGACTGCTTGTCGACGGCCGCGGGCATAGCGTGGCCGGCCATGAAGAGGGCTTCTTTCTCGGCGGTTCGCTGTTCGACGACGTGAAGCCCGAAATGAGCATCTATCGCGAAGAGATTTTCGGGCCGGTCCTGTCGGTCGTCCGCGTGCCCGATCTCGCGAGTGCGATAGCGCTCGTTAATGCGCATGAACTCGGCAACTGCGTATCGCTTTACACGTCCGACGGCAACGCGGCGCGCATGTTCTCCCGGCAAATCAAGGTGGGAATGGTTGGTATCAATGTGCCGAGTCCGGTGCCGTCGGCGTGGCATTCGTTTGGGGGCTGGAAGCGATCGATGTTCGGCGATCATCACGCATACGGCGAAGAAGCCGTGCGCTTTTACACGCACTACAAGAGCGTCATGCAGCGTTGGCCCGATAACATCGGCAAAGCTGCATGA